From Cygnus atratus isolate AKBS03 ecotype Queensland, Australia chromosome 1, CAtr_DNAZoo_HiC_assembly, whole genome shotgun sequence, the proteins below share one genomic window:
- the NME6 gene encoding nucleoside diphosphate kinase 6, translating to MAAARRCGRPLQLTLALLKPDAVAHPLVLEAVHEIILSNRFLVVRAKELRCGREESRRFYREHAGRFFYQRLVEFMASGPMWAYILAHENAITLWRTLMGPTKVFRARNSVPDSIRGAYGLTDTRNTTHGSDSPASASREIAFFFPEFNEELWYQQEEPHLRCGRVYYNAEERVHCVFKDEETELT from the exons ATGGCGGCCGCGAGACGCTGCGGGAGGCCGCTGCAGCTAACGCTGGCGCTGCTGAAGCCGGACGCCGTGGCCCACCCGCTGGTGCTGGAG GCCGTGCACGAGATCATCCTCAGCAACCGGTTCCTCGTCGTGCGCGCCAAGGAGCTGCGCTGCGGGCGGGAGGAGAGCCGCCGCTTCTACCGGGAGCACGCGG GGCGGTTCTTCTACCAGCGGCTGGTGGAGTTCATGGCCAG TGGCCCTATGTGGGCTTATATCTTGGCCCATGAGAATGCTATCACCCTCTGGAGAACCCTGATGGGACCCACCAAAGTATTCCGAGCCCGAAACAGTGTCCCAGACTCCATCCGAGGAGCTTATGGCCTCACTGACACCAGGAATACCACTCATGGCTCAG ATTCACCAGCATCAGCCAGCAGAGAAATTGCCTTCTTCTTCCCAGAGTTCAATGAAGAGCTCTGGTACCAGCAGGAGGAGCCACATCTGCGCTGTGGTCGGGTGTATTACAATGCAGAGGAGCGTGTTCACTGTGTATTCAAGGATGAAGAAACAGAGTTGACCTGA
- the RABL2B gene encoding rab-like protein 2B isoform X1, translating to MAEAAAAEQAREEAAAGAEEAVKIICLGDSAVGKSKLLERFLLDGFRPQQLSTFALTLYKHRARVDGKPVLVDFWDTAGQERFQSMHASYYHKAHACIMVFDVQRKVTYKNLSSWYKELREFRPEIPCIVVANKIDADMKVTQKNFNFARKFSLPFYFVSAADGTNVVKLFNDAIKLAVAYKQNSGDFMDEVMQELESFDLEKKSENLSDKEESFPEEKPPSA from the exons atggcggaggcggcggcggcggagcagGCCCGGGAGGAGGCCGCGGCCGGCGCCGAGGAGGCCGTGAAGATCATCTGCTTGGGCGACAGTGCCGTGGGCAAGTCCAA GCTGCTGGAGAGGTTCCTGCTCGACGGATT CCGCCCCCAACAGCTCTCCACCTTCGCCCTGACGCTGTACAAGCACCGCGCTCGCGTGGACGGGAAGCCGGTCCTAGTGG ATTTCTGGGACACAGCTGGACAAGAGAGGTTCCAGAGCATGCATGCATCCTATTACCATAAAGCTCATGCTTGTATCATG GTGTTTGATGTGCAGCGAAAAGTCACCTACAAGAACCTGAGTAGCTGGTACAAGGAGCTGAGAGAATTCCGCCCAGAGATCCCTTGCATTGTGGTAGCCAATAAAATTGATG cgGATATGAAGGTGACCCAGAAAAATTTCAACTTTGCACGGAAGTTCAGTTTACCCTTTTACTTTGTGTCTGCTGCAGATGGCACTAATGTAGTGAAG CTCTTCAATGATGCTATCAAACTGGCCGTTGCTTATAAACAGAATTCAGGAGATTTCATGGATGAGGTCATGCAAGAACTGGAG AGCTTTGACCTTGAGAAGAAGAGTGAGAATTTGTCGGATAAGGAGGAGAGCTTTCCTGAAGAGAAGCCCCCATCTGCCTAA
- the RABL2B gene encoding rab-like protein 2B isoform X2 — MAEAAAAEQAREEAAAGAEEAVKIICLGDSAVGKSKCVAAPDPAARPGLAEDFWDTAGQERFQSMHASYYHKAHACIMVFDVQRKVTYKNLSSWYKELREFRPEIPCIVVANKIDADMKVTQKNFNFARKFSLPFYFVSAADGTNVVKLFNDAIKLAVAYKQNSGDFMDEVMQELESFDLEKKSENLSDKEESFPEEKPPSA, encoded by the exons atggcggaggcggcggcggcggagcagGCCCGGGAGGAGGCCGCGGCCGGCGCCGAGGAGGCCGTGAAGATCATCTGCTTGGGCGACAGTGCCGTGGGCAAGTCCAAGTGTGTGGCCGCGCCGGaccccgccgcccggccgggcCTCGCGGAAG ATTTCTGGGACACAGCTGGACAAGAGAGGTTCCAGAGCATGCATGCATCCTATTACCATAAAGCTCATGCTTGTATCATG GTGTTTGATGTGCAGCGAAAAGTCACCTACAAGAACCTGAGTAGCTGGTACAAGGAGCTGAGAGAATTCCGCCCAGAGATCCCTTGCATTGTGGTAGCCAATAAAATTGATG cgGATATGAAGGTGACCCAGAAAAATTTCAACTTTGCACGGAAGTTCAGTTTACCCTTTTACTTTGTGTCTGCTGCAGATGGCACTAATGTAGTGAAG CTCTTCAATGATGCTATCAAACTGGCCGTTGCTTATAAACAGAATTCAGGAGATTTCATGGATGAGGTCATGCAAGAACTGGAG AGCTTTGACCTTGAGAAGAAGAGTGAGAATTTGTCGGATAAGGAGGAGAGCTTTCCTGAAGAGAAGCCCCCATCTGCCTAA
- the RABL2B gene encoding rab-like protein 2B isoform X3 codes for MHASYYHKAHACIMVFDVQRKVTYKNLSSWYKELREFRPEIPCIVVANKIDADMKVTQKNFNFARKFSLPFYFVSAADGTNVVKLFNDAIKLAVAYKQNSGDFMDEVMQELESFDLEKKSENLSDKEESFPEEKPPSA; via the exons ATGCATGCATCCTATTACCATAAAGCTCATGCTTGTATCATG GTGTTTGATGTGCAGCGAAAAGTCACCTACAAGAACCTGAGTAGCTGGTACAAGGAGCTGAGAGAATTCCGCCCAGAGATCCCTTGCATTGTGGTAGCCAATAAAATTGATG cgGATATGAAGGTGACCCAGAAAAATTTCAACTTTGCACGGAAGTTCAGTTTACCCTTTTACTTTGTGTCTGCTGCAGATGGCACTAATGTAGTGAAG CTCTTCAATGATGCTATCAAACTGGCCGTTGCTTATAAACAGAATTCAGGAGATTTCATGGATGAGGTCATGCAAGAACTGGAG AGCTTTGACCTTGAGAAGAAGAGTGAGAATTTGTCGGATAAGGAGGAGAGCTTTCCTGAAGAGAAGCCCCCATCTGCCTAA
- the LOC118259617 gene encoding acrosin-like yields the protein MSSCLLPQGVMNVLPLLLLLAVCWPVQGTSSNCVTCGLRPMADHYGMMRVVGGTNAQPGAWPWIVSIQNPWYSGVGHVCGGSLISPQWVLTAAHCFDNASYVMMWRVVIGANRLTQLGPEVEVRNIKRLVIHEYYRNIKTGHDVALLELDQPVQCSQYIQLACVPDASLRVSELSTCYISGWGSTQERSGRSPDVLQEAMVHLIDIKLCNSSRWYRGAIKTHNLCAGYMQGGIDTCQGDSGGPLVCKDNTADYFWLVGVTSWGTGCGRMHRPGVYASTQHFYEWILVQMGLHPAEEAISTPQPVFVSTTVHRPRPIPSQSSGPFRSCPFPRQKLLEFFNLLQELLQVIRGNNA from the exons ATGAGCAGCTGCCTCTTGCCACAGGGAGTGATGAATGTGCTgcccctcctcctgctgctggctgtgtgcTGGCCTGTGCAAGGCACATCAAGCAACTGTGT GACCTGTGGGCTCCGGCCCATGGCCGATCACTACGGCATGATGCGCGTCGTGGGTGGCACGAATGCCCAGCCAGGGGCCTGGCCCTGGATCGTCAGCATCCAGAATCCCTGGTATTCAGGCGTTGGGCATGTATGTGGAGGGTCCCTCATCAGCCCACAGTGGGTCCTCACAGCAGCACACTGCTTCGATAATGCAAG TTATGTCATGATGTGGCGTGTGGTGATCGGTGCCAACCGGTTGACTCAGCTGGGCCCTGAGGTTGAAGTGCGCAATATTAAGCGGCTGGTGATTCATGAATACTATAGAAATATCAAAACAGGGCACGACGTTGCACTGCTGGAATTGGACCAACCTGTCCAGTGCAGCCAATATATACAACTTGCCTGCGTGCCTGACGCCTCACTGAGAGTGTCAGAGCTGTCAACCTGCTACATCAGTGGTTGGGGTTCCACACAGGAAAGAT CTGGACGATCTCCTGATGTCCTGCAGGAGGCCATGGTCCATCTCATTGACATCAAACTCTGCAACAGCAGCCGGTGGTATAGAGGGGCCATCAAGACCCACAACTTGTGTGCTGGTTATATGCAGGGTGGCATCGACACCTGCCAG GGTGACAGCGGTGGTCCTCTCGTGTGCAAAGATAACACTGCTGACTACTTCTGGCTCGTTGGTGTGACCAGCTGGGGGACAGGCTGTGGTAGAATGCATCGGCCTGGAGTATACGCCTCCACTCAGCACTTTTACGAATGGATCCTGGTACAGATGGGACTGCATCCAGCGGAAGAGGCTATTTCAACACCACAGCCAGTCTTTGTCTCAACCACTGTTCACAGGCCAAGACCAATACCATCACAATCATCAGGCCCATTTAGATCATGTCCATTTCCACGCCAGAAACTCCTGGAATTCTTTAATTTGTTGCAGGAACTCCTGCAGGTTATAAGGGGAAATAATGCTTGA
- the ARSA gene encoding arylsulfatase A isoform X2 — translation MGPRLRALLLALLLAAALRGAASALPSALPSFVLLLADDLGFGDLGSYGHPSSATPNLDRMASRGLRFTSFYSSAPVCSPSRAALLTGRFQMRSGVYPGVFDPDSRGGLPLSEVTVAEVLKAKGYATAMVGKWHLGVGINGSFLPIHQGFDHFLGVPYSHDQGPCQNLTCFPPDTKCFGTCDQNIVPVPLLWNQSIVQQPVSFPDLVPLYNKFSRDFIADCAQRGLPFLLYYASHHTHYPQFASQEYAGQSQRGPFGDALSEFDGSVGQLLQALQENGLLNTTLVFFTSDNGPSTMRMARGGSSGLLRCGKGTTYEGGMREPAVAYWPGHITPGVTHELASTLDILPTLTALAGAALPSVTLDGYDLSPVLFGSGKSPRQTMFFYPPSPDPLHGPFAVRLGKYKAHYFTQGSFHSDTTPDQACHGLTPLTHHVPPLLFDLESDPAENYDLLQSAAGPEIWQVLKDIKLQKMLFEQHMEFGESQIRKGRDPALQPCCVPNCTPKPSCCHCS, via the exons aTGGGGCCGCGGCTGcgggccctgctgctggccctgctgctggcggcggcCCTGCGCGGGGCGGCCAGCGCCCTGCCCAGCGCCCTGCCCAGCTtcgtcctgctgctggcagacgACCTGGGCTTCGGGGATCTGGGGAGCTATGGGCACCCTTCTTCCGCCACGCCCAACCTGGACCGGATGGCTTCTCGGGGGCTGCGGTTCACCAGCTTCTACAGCAGCGCCCCGGTGTGCAGCCCGTCCCG GGCAGCCCTGCTGACAGGCCGGTTCCAGATGCGCTCTGGGGTTTACCCTGGCGTGTTTGACCCAGACTCCCGGGGAGGCCTGCCGCTGTCTGAGGTCACTGTTGCAGAGGTGCTGAAGGCCAAGGGCTATGCTACAGCCATGGTTGGCAAGTGGCACCTTGGTGTAGGCATTAATGGCTCCTTCCTGCCCATCCACCAGGGCTTTGACCACTTCTTGGGAGTGCCGTACTCCCATGACCAG GGCCCCTGTCAGAATCTCACCTGCTTCCCACCTGATACCAAGTGTTTTGGGACTTGCGATCAGAACATTGTGCCAGTCCCACTGCTCTGGAACCAAAGCATCGTGCAACAGCCGGTCTCCTTCCCTGATCTGGTGCCACTCTACAACAAATTTTCCCGGGACTTCATTGCTGACTGTGCACAAAGAGGCCTGCCCTTCCTGCTCTACTATGCCTCCCAT CATACACACTACCCCCAGTTTGCAAGCCAGGAGTATGCAGGACAGTCACAGCGTGGGCCATTTGGTGATGCGCTTTCAGAGTTCGATGGCTCAGtgggacagctgctgcaggcGCTGCAAGAGAATGGTCTTTTGAACACAACCTTGGTGTTTTTCACCTCTGACAATGG CCCTTCTACCATGCGAATGGCACGTGGAGGAAGCTCTGGCCTTCTGAGATGCGGGAAGGGCACAACATATGAAGGTGGCATGCGGGAACCAGCAGTAGCGTATTGGCCAGGCCATATCACTCCAG GGGTGACTCATGAGCTGGCAAGCACCCTGGACATCCTGCCAACACTGACTGCCTTGGCTGGAGCGGCTCTTCCCAGCGTTACCCTGGATGGCTATGACCTCAGTCCAGTGCTGTTTGGATCAGGGAAG AGCCCCCGTCAGACTATGTTCTTCTACCCACCATCCCCTGATCCGCTGCATGGCCCCTTTGCTGTCAGGCTTGGGAAGTACAAGGCCCATTACTTCACACAAG GTTCCTTTCACAGTGATACCACCCCAGACCAAGCCTGCCATGGACTGACCCCACTGACCCATCATGTGCCACCACTGCTCTTTGACTTGGAGTCAGACCCTGCCGAGAACTATGATTTGTTGCAGAGTGCTGCAGGGCCAGAGATTTGGCAAGTCCTGAAGGACATCAAACTGCAGAAGATGCTTTTTGAACAGCATATGGAGTTTGGAGAAAGTCAAATCAGGAAGGGCAGGGATCCTGCCCTGCAACCCTGCTGCGTACCAAACTGTACTCCCaagccctcctgctgccactgctcctAG
- the ARSA gene encoding arylsulfatase A isoform X1, which translates to MGPRLRALLLALLLAAALRGAASALPSALPSFVLLLADDLGFGDLGSYGHPSSATPNLDRMASRGLRFTSFYSSAPVCSPSRAALLTGRFQMRSGVYPGVFDPDSRGGLPLSEVTVAEVLKAKGYATAMVGKWHLGVGINGSFLPIHQGFDHFLGVPYSHDQGPCQNLTCFPPDTKCFGTCDQNIVPVPLLWNQSIVQQPVSFPDLHTHYPQFASQEYAGQSQRGPFGDALSEFDGSVGQLLQALQENGLLNTTLVFFTSDNGPSTMRMARGGSSGLLRCGKGTTYEGGMREPAVAYWPGHITPGVTHELASTLDILPTLTALAGAALPSVTLDGYDLSPVLFGSGKSPRQTMFFYPPSPDPLHGPFAVRLGKYKAHYFTQGSFHSDTTPDQACHGLTPLTHHVPPLLFDLESDPAENYDLLQSAAGPEIWQVLKDIKLQKMLFEQHMEFGESQIRKGRDPALQPCCVPNCTPKPSCCHCS; encoded by the exons aTGGGGCCGCGGCTGcgggccctgctgctggccctgctgctggcggcggcCCTGCGCGGGGCGGCCAGCGCCCTGCCCAGCGCCCTGCCCAGCTtcgtcctgctgctggcagacgACCTGGGCTTCGGGGATCTGGGGAGCTATGGGCACCCTTCTTCCGCCACGCCCAACCTGGACCGGATGGCTTCTCGGGGGCTGCGGTTCACCAGCTTCTACAGCAGCGCCCCGGTGTGCAGCCCGTCCCG GGCAGCCCTGCTGACAGGCCGGTTCCAGATGCGCTCTGGGGTTTACCCTGGCGTGTTTGACCCAGACTCCCGGGGAGGCCTGCCGCTGTCTGAGGTCACTGTTGCAGAGGTGCTGAAGGCCAAGGGCTATGCTACAGCCATGGTTGGCAAGTGGCACCTTGGTGTAGGCATTAATGGCTCCTTCCTGCCCATCCACCAGGGCTTTGACCACTTCTTGGGAGTGCCGTACTCCCATGACCAG GGCCCCTGTCAGAATCTCACCTGCTTCCCACCTGATACCAAGTGTTTTGGGACTTGCGATCAGAACATTGTGCCAGTCCCACTGCTCTGGAACCAAAGCATCGTGCAACAGCCGGTCTCCTTCCCTGATCTG CATACACACTACCCCCAGTTTGCAAGCCAGGAGTATGCAGGACAGTCACAGCGTGGGCCATTTGGTGATGCGCTTTCAGAGTTCGATGGCTCAGtgggacagctgctgcaggcGCTGCAAGAGAATGGTCTTTTGAACACAACCTTGGTGTTTTTCACCTCTGACAATGG CCCTTCTACCATGCGAATGGCACGTGGAGGAAGCTCTGGCCTTCTGAGATGCGGGAAGGGCACAACATATGAAGGTGGCATGCGGGAACCAGCAGTAGCGTATTGGCCAGGCCATATCACTCCAG GGGTGACTCATGAGCTGGCAAGCACCCTGGACATCCTGCCAACACTGACTGCCTTGGCTGGAGCGGCTCTTCCCAGCGTTACCCTGGATGGCTATGACCTCAGTCCAGTGCTGTTTGGATCAGGGAAG AGCCCCCGTCAGACTATGTTCTTCTACCCACCATCCCCTGATCCGCTGCATGGCCCCTTTGCTGTCAGGCTTGGGAAGTACAAGGCCCATTACTTCACACAAG GTTCCTTTCACAGTGATACCACCCCAGACCAAGCCTGCCATGGACTGACCCCACTGACCCATCATGTGCCACCACTGCTCTTTGACTTGGAGTCAGACCCTGCCGAGAACTATGATTTGTTGCAGAGTGCTGCAGGGCCAGAGATTTGGCAAGTCCTGAAGGACATCAAACTGCAGAAGATGCTTTTTGAACAGCATATGGAGTTTGGAGAAAGTCAAATCAGGAAGGGCAGGGATCCTGCCCTGCAACCCTGCTGCGTACCAAACTGTACTCCCaagccctcctgctgccactgctcctAG